Proteins encoded by one window of Arcobacter sp. LA11:
- the fliD gene encoding flagellar filament capping protein FliD, translating into MAEGVLGLGAGASSLNNELIEKLKEAERASTVAPLETYIEDISGEGGESEKIKEIIAKANELLETIKPFDLFVTGGQTAFDNKTANVTGTSVIFDAVDAASINEGSTKVNISQLAQRDVFQTNTFSDSSEKIRSSIVLDGQTYTTSGEDFSLLATEIDNGTFTASYDSVNNEITINNNTGSGDKVFSTDGKSYADLITDITADATFTASALSEPDSEGIITLAQSGRPVYQSDITVTADEVVDASGTGTITINAGGTDKIFTVTDTMTYSELVDLISADDDLNAKLTTAGRLSITHADEKTSLTITESLTTSSGLSLGEKYSTEGQTYAELAESINANSNYTASIETVGTDTNRIVIKSVETGLDNAINITQNGVDLGLGDVGNHTVTAQNLLAEVDGIDYNVSSNILIVDGGLKITAVEENEVGEYSSISVNKDTTTIEPALQNFVTIYNELVSLVEEELYSSESKIEDKSTLRSMMTDIKDKLFGSYGTDDDLNIFNFGFEIDKSGLLSLDSTKFNEATETDIESLKSLFVGVAEDRGLGTQLKDYVDSLDGFEGLLSTYEANMDSRKESLEEEKDKAIETLDNKYALLAQQFAAYNAIINQFETQFSGLKLMIDQSVASG; encoded by the coding sequence ATGGCTGAAGGCGTATTAGGTTTAGGAGCAGGAGCTTCATCTCTAAATAATGAACTAATTGAAAAATTAAAAGAAGCAGAACGAGCTTCAACTGTTGCTCCTTTAGAAACTTATATTGAAGATATAAGTGGAGAAGGTGGTGAATCAGAAAAGATAAAAGAAATTATTGCAAAAGCAAATGAACTTCTTGAGACAATTAAACCTTTTGATCTTTTTGTAACAGGTGGACAAACTGCATTTGATAATAAAACTGCAAATGTAACAGGTACTTCTGTAATTTTTGATGCTGTAGATGCAGCTTCAATTAATGAAGGTTCAACAAAAGTTAATATATCGCAATTAGCTCAAAGAGATGTTTTCCAAACAAATACTTTTTCTGATTCAAGTGAAAAAATTCGTTCAAGTATAGTTCTTGATGGACAAACTTATACAACTTCGGGTGAAGACTTTTCATTACTTGCAACTGAAATTGATAATGGAACATTTACTGCATCTTACGACTCAGTAAATAATGAAATAACTATTAATAATAATACAGGTAGTGGAGATAAAGTTTTTTCTACGGATGGAAAATCTTATGCAGACTTAATAACTGATATTACAGCAGATGCTACTTTTACAGCTTCTGCTCTAAGCGAGCCAGATTCTGAAGGTATTATAACATTAGCTCAATCAGGAAGACCTGTTTATCAAAGTGATATTACTGTTACAGCAGATGAGGTTGTTGATGCTTCTGGTACAGGAACAATAACTATAAATGCTGGAGGAACAGATAAAATATTTACGGTTACTGATACTATGACATATTCAGAGTTGGTTGACTTGATTAGTGCAGATGATGATTTAAATGCAAAATTAACAACAGCTGGAAGATTATCAATTACTCATGCTGATGAAAAAACTTCTCTAACTATAACTGAGTCATTAACTACAAGTTCTGGCTTATCATTAGGTGAAAAATATTCAACAGAAGGACAAACTTATGCTGAACTAGCAGAAAGTATAAATGCTAATAGTAATTATACTGCTAGTATTGAAACTGTTGGTACTGATACAAATCGAATTGTAATTAAAAGTGTTGAAACAGGATTAGACAATGCTATTAATATTACTCAAAATGGAGTAGATTTAGGTTTAGGTGATGTGGGAAACCACACAGTAACAGCGCAAAATTTATTGGCTGAAGTAGATGGTATAGATTATAATGTTTCTTCAAATATTTTAATTGTAGATGGTGGATTAAAAATTACCGCAGTAGAAGAGAATGAAGTAGGAGAATATTCTTCAATATCTGTAAATAAAGATACTACTACTATTGAACCTGCATTACAAAACTTTGTAACAATTTATAACGAGCTAGTTTCTTTAGTTGAAGAAGAATTATATTCATCAGAAAGTAAAATTGAAGATAAATCTACTTTAAGAAGTATGATGACTGATATAAAAGATAAATTATTTGGATCTTATGGAACTGATGATGATTTAAATATTTTTAATTTTGGTTTTGAGATTGATAAGAGTGGTCTTTTATCTTTAGATTCGACAAAATTTAATGAAGCAACAGAAACAGATATTGAAAGTCTAAAATCTTTATTCGTAGGTGTTGCAGAAGATAGAGGTCTTGGAACACAATTAAAAGATTATGTAGATTCTTTAGATGGATTTGAAGGATTATTAAGTACATATGAAGCTAATATGGATTCTAGAAAAGAGTCTTTAGAAGAAGAAAAAGATAAAGCTATTGAAACTTTAGATAATAAATATGCTTTATTAGCTCAACAGTTTGCTGCATATAATGCGATAATAAATCAATTTGAAACACAATTTTCAGGTTTAAAATTAATGATTGATCAGTCTGTAGCTTCAGGCTAA
- a CDS encoding ABC transporter permease, whose amino-acid sequence MKLFLNKVLYLIIMLFIISLISFIAINAAPNSFFASGELNPNITEESIAQLKAIYGLDRPLYIQFFSWVTAIIQLDFGISFASGEMVKNEILDRIPITLTINIISMFLIFVISLYLGIKAALNKNSFFDRFTGQLSLLSFSMPSFYLALLLVLIFSMNLNILPIAGLHSVPDDGSLAYYLDFAWHLILPITVMTFLGIGSLTLYIRSLTIEILKSDYIFFARSRGLDDKKILRYYILPNLYPPIITMLGLSLPGIIGGSVILEKIFSIDGMGLLFFHSALSHDYPVIMGILIIGAMLTLIGNLLADLILLKLNPNYDAK is encoded by the coding sequence ATGAAATTATTTTTGAATAAAGTATTATATCTTATTATCATGTTATTTATTATAAGCCTTATCTCTTTTATAGCAATAAATGCTGCACCTAATTCTTTTTTTGCAAGTGGAGAATTAAATCCTAATATCACTGAAGAATCTATTGCACAATTAAAAGCTATTTATGGTTTAGATAGACCATTATATATACAGTTTTTTTCTTGGGTTACAGCTATTATTCAACTTGACTTTGGAATCTCTTTTGCAAGTGGAGAAATGGTTAAAAATGAAATCCTTGATAGAATACCAATTACACTTACAATAAATATTATTTCTATGTTTTTAATTTTTGTAATTTCTTTATATTTAGGTATAAAAGCAGCTTTAAATAAAAATTCATTTTTTGATAGATTTACAGGACAATTATCCCTTTTAAGTTTTTCGATGCCCTCATTTTATTTAGCACTTTTACTTGTACTTATATTTTCAATGAACTTAAATATACTTCCAATTGCTGGACTACATTCTGTTCCTGATGATGGAAGTTTAGCTTACTATTTAGATTTTGCTTGGCATTTAATTTTGCCAATTACCGTAATGACTTTTCTAGGTATTGGTAGTTTAACTTTATATATAAGATCGCTTACAATTGAAATACTGAAATCCGATTATATATTCTTTGCACGTTCTCGTGGATTGGATGATAAAAAAATTCTAAGATATTATATTTTACCTAATTTATATCCACCTATTATAACAATGCTTGGACTTTCACTACCTGGGATAATCGGTGGTTCAGTTATCTTAGAGAAAATATTTTCAATTGATGGAATGGGATTACTTTTTTTTCATAGTGCATTAAGCCATGATTATCCAGTTATTATGGGAATACTTATTATAGGTGCAATGTTGACATTAATTGGTAACTTACTTGCCGATTTAATTCTACTCAAACTAAATCCAAACTATGATGCAAAATAA
- the panC gene encoding pantoate--beta-alanine ligase, which translates to MKILKTIEELQNIRKNITSNVGFVPTMGALHDGHISLIKKARIENDVVIVSIFVNPTQFLPGEDLDAYPRKDEADKKICEMCQVDYLFMPEIKTMYTKEEVLLKAPNKSYILEGKTRPGHFDGVLQVVLKLFGITQPTNAYFGKKDAQQLSLITQMVKDFFLPINIVACEIIRESDGLALSSRNIYLDEKQRKDSLLISKSLYAAATLVAKEEKDVKVIKEKIHEVMQTLDLEYVAIVDREFNEIKKIELNNTIILVVAKFGQTRLLDNIWL; encoded by the coding sequence TTGAAAATATTAAAAACTATTGAAGAACTACAAAATATAAGAAAAAATATAACTTCAAATGTAGGTTTTGTACCAACAATGGGTGCATTACACGATGGACATATTTCTCTTATAAAAAAAGCTAGAATTGAAAACGATGTAGTTATTGTTTCTATTTTCGTAAACCCTACACAGTTCTTACCAGGGGAAGATTTAGATGCTTATCCAAGAAAAGATGAAGCAGATAAAAAAATATGTGAAATGTGCCAAGTTGATTATCTATTTATGCCAGAAATAAAGACTATGTATACAAAAGAAGAAGTTTTACTAAAAGCTCCTAATAAAAGCTATATATTAGAAGGGAAAACAAGACCTGGACATTTTGATGGAGTATTACAAGTTGTATTGAAACTTTTTGGAATAACACAACCTACAAACGCTTACTTTGGGAAAAAAGATGCTCAACAATTATCACTTATAACTCAGATGGTAAAAGACTTTTTCTTACCAATAAATATAGTTGCATGTGAAATAATAAGAGAATCTGATGGTCTAGCTTTAAGTTCAAGAAATATCTATTTAGATGAGAAACAAAGAAAAGACTCTTTACTCATCTCAAAATCTCTTTATGCAGCAGCAACACTTGTAGCAAAAGAAGAAAAAGATGTAAAAGTGATAAAAGAAAAAATCCATGAAGTGATGCAAACTCTTGATCTAGAATATGTTGCTATTGTGGATAGGGAATTTAATGAGATTAAAAAAATTGAATTAAATAATACTATTATTCTAGTAGTTGCAAAGTTTGGACAAACAAGGCTTCTTGATAACATTTGGTTATAA
- the tilS gene encoding tRNA lysidine(34) synthetase TilS: MTPQITRINTNKNLLAFSAGVDSTALFFILLENNIPFDMAIVNYNIREQSQEEIQYAEKLAKKYNKEIYIKNVQLENLSNFEKKARDIRYDFFEEIIEQFSYETLITAHQLNDKLEWFFMQLSKGAGLAELISFEEYKNNGSYNIFKPLVNTSKNVLLKYLDENNIKYFTDQSNFEGKYKRNYFRKNYANKFLDEFELGVKNSFDYLQKDLNSLSINQSPILEKKELTIFNSFEDNNLNLRIIDKNLKKRGILLSKLQRDEILKQKEIVISHKICINLTKKYIFISPFINTTMTKKFKEKCRVIKLPKNIRPYIFNENLFEDTYKIIKN; the protein is encoded by the coding sequence ATGACTCCACAAATTACTAGAATTAATACCAATAAAAATCTTTTAGCATTTTCAGCTGGTGTTGATTCTACTGCACTTTTTTTTATTCTCTTAGAAAATAATATCCCTTTTGATATGGCAATTGTTAACTATAATATTAGAGAACAATCACAAGAAGAAATACAATATGCAGAAAAATTAGCAAAGAAATATAATAAAGAAATCTACATAAAAAATGTTCAACTTGAAAATTTATCAAACTTTGAAAAAAAAGCTAGAGATATTAGATATGATTTTTTTGAAGAAATTATTGAACAGTTTTCATATGAAACACTCATTACTGCTCATCAATTAAATGATAAATTAGAATGGTTTTTTATGCAGTTATCAAAAGGAGCTGGGCTAGCTGAACTTATCTCTTTTGAAGAGTATAAAAATAACGGTTCGTACAATATATTCAAACCTCTAGTAAATACTTCTAAAAATGTTCTTTTAAAATATTTAGATGAAAATAATATAAAATATTTTACAGATCAAAGTAACTTTGAGGGAAAATATAAAAGAAACTATTTTAGAAAAAATTATGCCAATAAGTTTTTAGATGAATTTGAACTTGGAGTTAAAAACAGTTTTGATTATTTACAAAAAGATTTAAACTCTTTAAGTATTAATCAATCGCCAATCTTAGAAAAAAAAGAATTAACTATTTTCAATAGTTTTGAGGATAATAATTTAAACCTTAGAATAATAGATAAAAATCTAAAAAAAAGAGGTATTTTACTCTCTAAACTTCAAAGAGATGAGATTTTAAAACAAAAAGAAATTGTAATTTCTCATAAAATTTGTATAAACCTAACTAAAAAATATATTTTTATTTCACCTTTTATAAATACTACTATGACGAAAAAGTTTAAAGAAAAATGTAGAGTAATTAAATTACCTAAAAATATAAGACCATATATTTTTAATGAAAATTTATTTGAAGATACTTATAAAATAATAAAGAATTAA
- the rimO gene encoding 30S ribosomal protein S12 methylthiotransferase RimO, whose protein sequence is MKFSENKPTKSLHLVSLGCTKNLVDSEIMLGKLKDYEIIDNPEIADVIIVNTCGFIDSAKEESINTILNLHDERKEESVLVMAGCLSERYQEELQKELPEIDIFTGVGDYDKIDTLVNEKRSAFTNEVFLLSEQNDRVITGSSYHAYIKLSEGCNQVCSFCAIPAFKGKLHSRTLESLVKEVTNLVKNGYTDFSFVSQDSSSYLRDLDIKNGLEKLVEEVEKIDGIKTARILYLYPSTTELFLIEKIKNSNIFENYFDMPLQHISSNLLKIMKRGKGVEKLKELMDAMRNVPNSFVRSTFIVGHPGETQDDFDELCDYLKEYKFDRANVFSYSDEEGTTAFDRLDKVPQEIIDARAEILGEIISETTQISLENERGKTFEVYIDGESDEHEYLLSARKTTWAPDIDGEIYINDNELYDENNPEQLKFGQIYTVKVTEVVGDKLLATVIK, encoded by the coding sequence ATGAAATTTAGTGAAAATAAACCTACAAAATCTTTACACCTAGTAAGTCTTGGTTGTACAAAAAACCTTGTTGATTCAGAGATTATGTTAGGAAAATTAAAAGATTACGAGATTATTGATAATCCAGAAATTGCAGATGTAATCATTGTGAATACCTGTGGATTTATTGATAGTGCTAAAGAAGAAAGTATCAATACTATTTTAAATCTCCATGATGAAAGAAAAGAAGAATCGGTACTTGTAATGGCTGGTTGTTTAAGTGAACGATATCAAGAGGAACTTCAAAAAGAGTTACCTGAAATTGATATTTTTACTGGTGTTGGGGATTATGACAAGATTGATACTCTTGTAAATGAAAAAAGAAGTGCTTTTACAAATGAAGTATTTTTATTAAGTGAACAAAATGATAGAGTTATCACAGGTTCATCTTATCATGCATATATCAAATTAAGCGAAGGATGTAATCAAGTTTGTTCTTTCTGTGCAATTCCAGCTTTTAAAGGTAAGCTTCATTCTCGTACTTTAGAATCATTAGTTAAAGAAGTTACCAATCTTGTAAAAAATGGATATACAGATTTTTCATTTGTATCGCAAGATTCATCTTCATATTTAAGAGACTTAGATATTAAAAATGGTTTAGAAAAACTTGTAGAAGAAGTAGAGAAGATTGATGGAATTAAAACTGCTAGAATTTTATATCTATACCCATCAACAACAGAGTTATTTTTAATTGAAAAAATCAAAAACTCAAATATATTTGAAAACTACTTTGATATGCCTCTTCAACATATCTCTTCTAACCTTTTAAAAATTATGAAAAGAGGAAAAGGAGTAGAAAAACTAAAAGAACTTATGGATGCAATGAGAAATGTTCCAAATTCTTTTGTTAGATCTACATTTATAGTAGGACATCCAGGTGAAACACAAGATGATTTTGATGAATTATGTGACTATTTAAAAGAGTATAAATTTGATAGGGCAAATGTATTCTCTTATTCAGATGAAGAAGGTACAACTGCTTTTGATAGATTAGATAAAGTTCCTCAAGAAATTATTGATGCAAGAGCAGAAATTTTAGGAGAAATTATCTCAGAAACAACACAAATCTCTTTAGAAAATGAAAGAGGAAAGACTTTTGAAGTTTATATAGATGGTGAAAGTGATGAACATGAATATTTACTAAGTGCTAGAAAAACTACTTGGGCTCCAGATATTGATGGAGAAATTTATATTAATGACAATGAACTATATGATGAAAATAATCCAGAACAACTAAAATTTGGGCAAATTTATACAGTAAAGGTTACTGAAGTTGTGGGAGATAAGCTTCTTGCAACAGTAATAAAATAA
- the fliS gene encoding flagellar export chaperone FliS, with protein sequence MGIEAYQQQNAVSDDPYLLILKLYEGLLKYLSFVKSAMENGDVEEKFTYINKSVAIFDELRNVLDFDGGDVSYYLDGLYLYQIEILFSSGIDDNVNSINQVMKVVQGLIDAWKDETGL encoded by the coding sequence ATGGGAATTGAAGCATACCAACAACAAAATGCGGTCTCTGATGATCCGTATTTATTGATACTTAAACTTTACGAAGGTTTATTAAAATATCTTTCTTTTGTTAAAAGTGCAATGGAAAATGGTGATGTAGAAGAAAAGTTTACATATATAAATAAATCTGTTGCAATCTTCGATGAATTAAGAAATGTTCTTGATTTTGATGGTGGTGATGTATCTTATTATTTAGATGGTTTATATCTATACCAAATTGAAATACTATTTTCATCAGGAATTGATGATAATGTAAATTCTATTAACCAAGTTATGAAAGTTGTTCAAGGTTTAATTGACGCATGGAAAGACGAGACAGGTCTTTAA